A genome region from Arthrobacter agilis includes the following:
- a CDS encoding zinc-ribbon domain-containing protein, with protein sequence MFFLFGLTTREHLQFTRSATCRYCGRHAPQQVVQRRTKLSVFFIPLITLKKTRVQICTNCGGTSRLSGSGERALAH encoded by the coding sequence ATGTTCTTCCTCTTCGGCCTCACCACGCGTGAGCACCTGCAGTTCACCCGGTCCGCCACCTGCCGCTACTGCGGCAGGCACGCCCCGCAGCAGGTGGTCCAGCGCAGGACGAAGCTCTCGGTGTTCTTCATCCCGCTCATCACGCTGAAGAAGACCCGGGTGCAGATCTGCACCAACTGCGGCGGCACGTCGAGGCTCAGCGGCTCCGGGGAGCGGGCCCTCGCCCACTGA
- a CDS encoding HpcH/HpaI aldolase/citrate lyase family protein, translating into MATFLRNSRAAALPAKLSRSWLLASAASEDTFIPALTSEADSVVFDMEDAVPAAGKAEARERVVEALSTGMTAWVRVNGIETEYWADDLAALSKAPGLRGVMLAMTEKPEQVTHTAMRLQAGTPVLALIESALGIENATAIASAPGTFRLAFGVGDFRRDTGASDDPMALAYARSKLVVASRVGQLPGPIDGPTVGALGDELLEACKVTASMGMTGKLCLLTDATDTINRGLSPSESEINWAAELLREHAAGAVVGDGSYLPRLARAQKISSLADSYGLWNA; encoded by the coding sequence ATGGCCACCTTCCTCAGAAACAGCCGCGCCGCAGCGCTACCCGCCAAGCTCTCACGATCCTGGTTGCTGGCCTCCGCTGCTTCCGAGGACACGTTCATCCCCGCCCTCACGTCCGAGGCCGACTCCGTGGTGTTCGACATGGAGGACGCCGTCCCCGCCGCGGGCAAGGCCGAGGCCCGCGAGCGCGTCGTCGAGGCCCTGTCCACCGGCATGACGGCGTGGGTGCGCGTCAACGGGATCGAGACCGAGTACTGGGCCGACGACCTCGCCGCCCTGTCCAAGGCCCCCGGCCTGCGCGGCGTCATGCTCGCGATGACGGAGAAGCCCGAGCAGGTCACGCACACGGCGATGCGCCTCCAGGCGGGCACGCCCGTGCTAGCGCTCATCGAATCGGCGCTCGGCATCGAGAACGCGACGGCGATCGCCAGCGCCCCGGGTACGTTCCGTCTGGCCTTCGGCGTGGGCGATTTCCGGCGCGACACGGGTGCCTCGGACGACCCGATGGCGCTCGCGTATGCGCGGTCGAAGCTCGTGGTGGCCTCGCGTGTGGGGCAGCTCCCCGGTCCGATCGACGGGCCGACGGTCGGCGCCCTTGGCGACGAGCTGCTCGAGGCCTGCAAGGTGACGGCGTCCATGGGCATGACCGGGAAGCTCTGCCTGCTGACGGACGCCACCGACACCATCAACCGGGGCCTGTCCCCGAGCGAGTCCGAGATCAACTGGGCCGCCGAGCTCCTCCGCGAGCACGCCGCCGGCGCTGTGGTGGGTGACGGCTCCTACCTGCCGCGCCTGGCGCGTGCGCAGAAGATCTCGTCGCTCGCGGACTCCTACGGCCTCTGGAACGCGTAG
- a CDS encoding MFS transporter — translation MALASERPDARSRGGMSAADRKVLAGTMVGTTIEWYDFFIFAQAAGLVFATLYFGPLEGESPGLAQLVSWATIGISFFFRPLGAVVAGRLGDKIGRKAMLVFTLVMMGGATALIGLLPTYAQIGIWAPILLMLLRILQGFSAGGEWGGAALMAVEHAPVAKRGFWGAYPQIGVPVGMILATLVLFLLRSSMSPEDFLAWGWRIPFLLSVVLIVIGYFIRAAVAESPVFKRMIERKRATATPLRNLLRTNKKQVVLAAVIFIGNNAAGYLVIAFLSSYAQKSLGMPAAPVLLATLLASFGWLIFTLYGGILSDRIGRVRTFQIGYALIFVWMIPMFMMIDTRSIWAYGIAIFILTIGLGLSYGPMSAMYAEMFPANVRYSGIGIGYALGAILGGAFAALIAQALLDATGWSGSIALYIMALCVISFIGATLVKETKGAPLEAEESHDDLGAGHHS, via the coding sequence ATGGCACTAGCGTCAGAGCGTCCGGACGCACGGTCCCGGGGCGGCATGAGCGCCGCCGACCGGAAGGTGCTCGCCGGGACGATGGTCGGCACCACGATCGAGTGGTACGACTTCTTCATCTTCGCCCAGGCCGCCGGCCTGGTCTTCGCCACGCTGTACTTCGGGCCGCTCGAGGGCGAGAGCCCCGGACTCGCCCAGCTCGTCTCCTGGGCCACGATCGGCATCAGCTTCTTCTTCCGCCCGCTCGGTGCGGTCGTCGCCGGTCGCCTCGGCGACAAGATCGGCCGGAAGGCCATGCTGGTCTTCACCCTCGTCATGATGGGCGGCGCCACCGCACTGATCGGCCTGCTGCCCACGTACGCGCAGATCGGCATCTGGGCTCCGATCCTCCTGATGCTCCTGCGCATCCTGCAAGGCTTCTCCGCCGGCGGCGAGTGGGGCGGCGCGGCCCTGATGGCCGTCGAGCACGCACCCGTGGCCAAGCGCGGCTTCTGGGGTGCGTACCCCCAGATCGGCGTCCCCGTCGGCATGATCCTCGCAACCCTCGTCCTGTTCCTGCTGCGCAGTTCCATGTCCCCCGAGGACTTCCTCGCCTGGGGCTGGCGCATCCCGTTCCTGCTCTCCGTCGTGCTGATCGTCATCGGCTACTTCATCCGCGCCGCCGTGGCCGAGAGCCCCGTCTTCAAGCGGATGATCGAGCGCAAGCGGGCCACCGCCACTCCCCTGAGGAACCTCCTGCGGACCAACAAGAAGCAGGTCGTCCTCGCCGCGGTCATCTTCATCGGCAACAACGCCGCCGGTTACCTCGTCATCGCCTTCCTGTCCTCCTACGCCCAGAAGAGCCTCGGGATGCCGGCAGCACCCGTGCTCCTGGCGACACTGCTCGCCTCCTTCGGCTGGCTCATCTTCACCCTCTACGGCGGCATCCTCTCGGACCGGATCGGGCGTGTCCGCACCTTCCAGATCGGGTACGCGCTCATCTTCGTCTGGATGATCCCGATGTTCATGATGATCGACACCCGCAGCATCTGGGCCTACGGCATCGCCATCTTCATCCTGACCATCGGCCTCGGCCTGTCCTACGGCCCCATGTCCGCGATGTACGCGGAGATGTTCCCCGCGAACGTCCGCTACTCCGGGATCGGCATCGGCTACGCCCTCGGGGCGATCCTCGGCGGCGCCTTCGCTGCCCTGATCGCCCAGGCCCTGCTCGACGCCACGGGCTGGTCCGGCTCGATCGCCCTGTACATCATGGCGCTCTGCGTCATCTCCTTCATCGGCGCGACCCTGGTCAAAGAGACGAAGGGCGCACCCCTGGAGGCGGAGGAGTCGCACGACGACCTCGGCGCCGGGCACCACTCCTAG
- a CDS encoding thiamine pyrophosphate-binding protein, whose translation MPTVSARIVTALLPATTEVFGVMGNGNAHFLDAVMAAPSLHFTAVRHEAGAVAAADAYHRAGGRLAVATTTYGAGFTNALTPLAEAVQADIPLVLVVGDAPTTGVRPWDVDQSLVAKGLGATTFTVSAERPHAVATAAIEHALHHREPVVLAIPYDLAAVEAADEESTAPAAPAPLEAPSAEDLRRVAALLSAAERPLVLAGRGAWMSGAGEAAALLADRVGALTATSGLGAGLFGAHPASLGIAGGWASDRTAHLIEQADVVLVLGARLNQFTTRFGHSFDPGARVIQVDIAAGPTSPVVTDFLHADARLTAEALLAAVEPRREDRRWSSTAAEDALDAHDARDDGDPAAPDGRLDPRSLCRALDRMLPPDRTVVQDGGHFIGWAPGYLHVPAPNRLIMVGTAYQTIGLGFPSAVGAARALPGSTVVLCTGDGGALMALADLDTFVRTARRAVIVVFNDAAYGAEIHQYAVRGIDSGPMMIDEVDFAAVAAAFGARSATIASLEDLTAVQGWLATDDDGVLLLDCKISRQVVAPYMQEIVAVATGKR comes from the coding sequence ATGCCCACCGTCTCCGCCCGGATCGTCACCGCACTCCTGCCCGCCACCACCGAGGTCTTCGGGGTCATGGGCAACGGCAACGCGCACTTCCTCGACGCCGTCATGGCGGCACCGTCACTGCACTTCACCGCCGTCCGGCACGAGGCCGGGGCGGTCGCCGCCGCCGACGCCTACCACCGGGCCGGCGGCCGCCTCGCCGTCGCCACCACCACGTACGGCGCCGGCTTCACGAACGCCCTGACCCCGCTGGCCGAAGCCGTCCAGGCCGACATCCCGCTCGTGCTCGTCGTCGGCGACGCCCCCACCACCGGGGTGCGCCCCTGGGACGTCGACCAGTCCCTCGTGGCGAAGGGGCTCGGCGCCACGACCTTCACGGTGTCGGCCGAGCGTCCCCACGCGGTGGCGACCGCCGCCATCGAGCACGCCCTCCACCACCGCGAACCCGTGGTCCTCGCGATCCCCTACGACCTCGCCGCCGTGGAGGCCGCCGACGAGGAATCCACCGCACCCGCCGCCCCCGCGCCCCTCGAGGCGCCGTCCGCCGAAGACCTCCGGCGGGTCGCCGCCCTGCTCTCCGCCGCCGAACGCCCCCTCGTCCTGGCCGGTCGTGGCGCCTGGATGAGCGGCGCCGGTGAGGCAGCGGCACTCCTCGCCGACCGCGTCGGGGCCCTCACCGCCACCTCCGGCCTCGGAGCGGGACTCTTCGGGGCCCACCCGGCCTCCCTCGGCATCGCCGGCGGCTGGGCCTCGGATCGCACGGCGCACCTGATCGAGCAGGCGGACGTCGTCCTGGTGCTCGGTGCGCGCCTCAACCAGTTCACGACGCGCTTCGGCCACTCCTTCGACCCGGGCGCGCGGGTCATCCAGGTCGACATCGCTGCCGGCCCCACCTCTCCGGTCGTCACCGATTTCCTCCACGCCGACGCGCGGCTCACCGCCGAGGCGCTCCTCGCCGCCGTCGAGCCCCGCAGGGAAGACCGGAGATGGAGCAGCACCGCCGCCGAGGACGCCCTCGATGCCCATGACGCTCGCGACGACGGCGACCCGGCGGCGCCCGACGGCCGCCTCGACCCGCGGAGCCTGTGCCGGGCGCTGGACCGGATGCTGCCTCCGGACCGGACGGTCGTGCAGGACGGCGGCCACTTCATCGGCTGGGCGCCCGGCTACCTCCACGTCCCCGCACCGAACCGCCTGATCATGGTCGGGACGGCGTACCAGACCATCGGCCTCGGCTTCCCCAGCGCCGTCGGTGCCGCCCGCGCCCTCCCGGGCTCCACCGTGGTCCTCTGCACCGGCGACGGCGGCGCGCTCATGGCCCTCGCCGACCTCGACACGTTCGTCCGCACCGCGCGCCGGGCCGTCATCGTGGTCTTCAACGACGCCGCCTACGGGGCCGAGATCCACCAGTACGCCGTCCGTGGCATCGACTCCGGGCCCATGATGATCGACGAGGTGGACTTCGCCGCCGTCGCAGCAGCCTTCGGCGCCCGGTCCGCGACGATCGCCTCGCTCGAGGACCTCACCGCCGTGCAGGGGTGGCTCGCGACCGACGACGACGGCGTCCTGCTGCTCGACTGCAAGATCTCGCGGCAGGTCGTGGCGCCCTACATGCAGGAGATCGTGGCAGTGGCGACCGGTAAGCGCTGA
- a CDS encoding SDR family oxidoreductase, which produces MTQEKTQAAAEDGTKTVLVAGAGGVIGRHVADEYARRGAQVRGLSRRPVTGARWDHLPVDLLDRDATRAGLEATRDTTHLVFGAYIERATTAEQIQVNSALLTNALDGLEAADAPLRHVTLYQGGKAYGAHLGYFNTPARERDARLVQPNFYYDQEDILRAAAAERGFHATMLRPEGVVGYAVGNPMNLLMVIAVYASICRELGQPLRFPGTHAAYDALYQVTDASLLARATVWAGSEPRAAGEVYNITNGDQIRWRHLWPVFARHFGMDYAEPQPVPLADAMPHHEDLWQGMVSRYDLVPTPFEDLAGWSFGDFLFRSGFDNVTSTIKARQHGFEDCLDTEDRFIELFDRLAAERIIPPLG; this is translated from the coding sequence GTGACCCAGGAGAAGACACAGGCCGCCGCGGAGGACGGGACGAAGACCGTCCTGGTCGCCGGGGCCGGCGGGGTCATCGGCCGGCATGTGGCCGACGAGTACGCCCGTCGTGGCGCGCAGGTCCGCGGCCTGAGCCGACGCCCCGTCACCGGCGCCCGGTGGGACCACCTGCCCGTGGACCTCCTCGACCGCGACGCGACACGCGCCGGGCTGGAGGCCACCCGGGACACCACGCACCTGGTGTTCGGGGCGTACATCGAACGGGCCACCACCGCGGAGCAGATCCAGGTCAACTCCGCCCTGCTGACCAATGCCCTGGACGGCCTCGAGGCCGCGGATGCTCCCCTCCGCCACGTGACCCTCTACCAGGGCGGGAAGGCGTACGGCGCCCACCTCGGCTACTTCAACACGCCGGCCAGGGAACGCGACGCCCGGCTGGTCCAGCCGAACTTCTACTACGACCAGGAGGACATCCTCCGCGCCGCCGCAGCGGAACGGGGCTTCCACGCCACCATGCTGCGCCCCGAGGGCGTCGTCGGCTATGCCGTCGGCAACCCCATGAACCTCCTGATGGTCATCGCCGTCTACGCGAGCATCTGCCGGGAACTGGGCCAGCCGCTGCGGTTCCCCGGCACCCACGCCGCCTACGACGCCCTGTACCAGGTGACCGATGCCTCCCTGCTGGCCCGCGCGACGGTCTGGGCCGGGTCCGAACCCCGGGCCGCCGGCGAGGTCTACAACATCACCAACGGGGACCAGATCCGCTGGCGGCACCTGTGGCCGGTGTTCGCCCGCCACTTCGGGATGGACTACGCGGAACCCCAGCCGGTGCCGCTGGCCGATGCGATGCCCCACCACGAGGATCTTTGGCAGGGCATGGTGTCGCGGTACGACCTGGTGCCCACCCCGTTCGAGGACCTCGCCGGCTGGTCCTTCGGTGACTTCCTGTTCCGCTCCGGCTTCGACAACGTCACGTCGACCATCAAGGCCCGGCAGCATGGCTTCGAGGACTGCCTCGATACCGAGGACCGGTTCATCGAACTCTTCGATCGGCTGGCGGCGGAGAGGATCATCCCGCCGCTGGGCTGA
- a CDS encoding LmeA family phospholipid-binding protein, with protein sequence MEWTRAKDRLIGALGMIVLLVVAVVILWWVVSDPAGSGAGPTPSGPGGADPGTEAPADLREGEVWLGDLTLDAGTVVSAGSTLRDVRAVGEDVVTGPEGLVAARLAVAVTVPFDVVADELGGGTEVRPADDGQATVVRTVDALGREVRVTATGTVEVEGGRLVMEPRSIDFGGPGFLSGATAALVRSLVTIEHEIEGLPDGLVLQDVTVQGDGFRADLRGDDVRLLP encoded by the coding sequence ATGGAGTGGACGCGCGCGAAGGACCGGCTGATCGGTGCCCTGGGGATGATCGTCCTCCTGGTGGTCGCGGTGGTGATCCTCTGGTGGGTGGTGAGCGATCCGGCCGGCAGCGGGGCAGGGCCGACGCCGTCCGGTCCGGGAGGCGCGGACCCGGGCACGGAGGCTCCCGCCGATCTGCGCGAGGGCGAGGTGTGGCTGGGCGACCTGACGCTGGACGCCGGGACGGTGGTGTCCGCCGGCTCGACCCTCCGCGACGTCCGGGCGGTCGGAGAGGACGTGGTCACGGGACCGGAGGGGCTGGTCGCGGCCCGGCTCGCAGTGGCGGTAACCGTGCCGTTCGATGTCGTGGCCGACGAGCTCGGTGGCGGGACGGAGGTCCGCCCCGCCGACGACGGCCAGGCCACAGTGGTCCGTACCGTGGACGCCCTGGGGCGCGAGGTGCGCGTCACCGCCACGGGCACGGTCGAGGTCGAGGGCGGCCGGCTCGTGATGGAGCCGCGGTCGATCGACTTCGGCGGGCCGGGCTTCCTCTCCGGGGCCACCGCCGCGCTCGTGCGGAGCCTCGTGACCATCGAGCACGAGATCGAAGGGCTGCCCGACGGCCTCGTGCTCCAGGACGTCACCGTGCAGGGCGACGGTTTCCGGGCCGACCTCCGCGGCGACGACGTCAGGCTCCTGCCCTGA
- a CDS encoding glycosyltransferase: MRMLLVTAGSRGDVEPFAVLARRIQGAGHAVRLALPDNSGVDVTGLDVTALGVDYSTLIQQQGVSFAAVLRSYRTVVRPAMHEVLIGSVRAALDYAPDVLVAHPKILSAPLIADGLGIPFVWVEMVPAVTPTAEFPAAGTVTRNLGPFNRLTYGAAAGGAAMFRQDLKEAARLVGAQGAAPRASATLMPISPAILQRPADWPPTVHLTGPWRGGAPEPVPREVSDFIAEGDFVYAGFGSMVAGDPVARAREVIRGIRATGARALVATGLGGLSVPSDVTGTDALVTRSVAHDVVLPRAAAAVHHGGIGTVQAATAAGTVSVVVPFIADQPFWGSRLNARGLGPAPIRRRALTSARLAAALSRVDQYRPAVRDAARSMAAEDGPAAALAVLETVGR, encoded by the coding sequence ATGAGGATGCTGCTGGTGACCGCGGGGTCCCGCGGGGACGTCGAACCGTTCGCGGTCCTCGCGCGGCGGATCCAGGGTGCGGGCCACGCGGTACGCCTGGCTCTCCCGGACAACTCGGGCGTGGATGTCACCGGCCTCGATGTCACAGCCCTCGGGGTCGACTACTCGACGCTGATCCAGCAGCAGGGCGTCTCCTTCGCCGCGGTCCTCCGTTCCTACCGGACGGTCGTGCGCCCGGCGATGCACGAGGTCCTGATCGGCTCGGTGAGGGCCGCGCTGGACTACGCGCCGGACGTGCTCGTCGCCCATCCGAAGATCCTGTCGGCCCCACTGATCGCGGACGGTCTCGGTATCCCCTTCGTGTGGGTCGAAATGGTACCGGCGGTGACGCCGACAGCGGAGTTCCCGGCAGCGGGGACCGTCACCCGGAACCTCGGCCCGTTCAACCGGCTCACCTACGGGGCCGCGGCCGGCGGAGCCGCCATGTTCCGGCAGGACCTGAAGGAGGCGGCGAGGCTGGTCGGCGCGCAGGGTGCCGCTCCTCGGGCCTCGGCGACGCTGATGCCCATCAGCCCGGCGATCCTGCAGCGTCCCGCGGACTGGCCGCCGACCGTCCACCTCACCGGTCCGTGGCGCGGCGGAGCGCCGGAACCCGTACCCCGCGAGGTGTCGGACTTCATCGCGGAGGGCGACTTCGTGTACGCGGGATTCGGCTCCATGGTGGCGGGGGATCCCGTGGCCCGCGCACGGGAGGTGATCCGTGGCATCCGCGCGACCGGAGCCCGCGCGCTGGTGGCGACCGGCCTCGGCGGACTGTCGGTCCCGTCCGACGTCACCGGTACCGACGCCCTGGTCACGAGGTCGGTCGCGCACGACGTCGTCCTGCCCCGGGCGGCAGCGGCGGTCCACCACGGAGGGATCGGGACCGTCCAGGCGGCGACGGCCGCCGGCACCGTGTCGGTCGTGGTGCCGTTCATCGCCGATCAGCCCTTCTGGGGATCACGCCTGAACGCACGCGGCCTCGGCCCGGCCCCGATCAGGCGACGCGCACTGACCTCGGCCCGCCTGGCGGCAGCCCTGTCCCGCGTCGACCAGTACCGTCCAGCCGTGCGCGACGCGGCACGTTCCATGGCGGCCGAGGACGGGCCCGCCGCCGCGCTGGCCGTCCTGGAGACCGTGGGCCGGTGA
- the paaK gene encoding phenylacetate--CoA ligase PaaK, with amino-acid sequence MTTVPLRASAADPATLDVEETWSRDHLESVQLERLKATLGHAYANVPLYRRKFDDAGVHPDDLRELADLAKFPFTTKEDLRSTYPFGMFAVPQSQVARVHASSGTTGQPTVVGYTAGDLDRWASLVARSLRASGVKAGWKVHNAYGYGLFTGGLGAHAGAERLGCTVIPISGGQTERQVQLIRDFEPDAILATPTYLLTILDTMAAAGIDPSSTSLKTGVLGAEPWTEGMRQELEGRMGFDACDIYGLSEVMGPGVAGECVESKDGSHVWEDHFRPEVIDPFTEKVLDDGAAGELVFTSLTKEALPIIRYRTHDLTRLLPGTARPGMRRMERITGRSDDMVIVRGVNLFPTQVEELALRIPALSPHFQLEITRPEGQRMDQLTIRVEPREGVSVVDAKAAAEELRHQIKTHIGSTCAVAVVEQGSLVRSSGKLRRIYDLRPRG; translated from the coding sequence ATGACCACCGTTCCCCTCCGGGCCTCAGCCGCGGACCCCGCCACCCTCGATGTGGAGGAGACGTGGTCGCGTGACCACCTCGAGTCGGTGCAGCTGGAGCGGTTGAAGGCGACGCTCGGGCACGCCTACGCGAACGTCCCCCTGTACCGGCGGAAGTTCGACGACGCCGGCGTGCACCCGGACGACCTCCGGGAGCTGGCGGACCTCGCGAAGTTCCCCTTCACCACCAAGGAGGACCTGCGCAGCACCTACCCGTTCGGGATGTTCGCGGTGCCGCAGTCGCAGGTGGCGCGCGTCCATGCGTCGTCCGGCACCACGGGCCAGCCCACCGTCGTCGGCTACACCGCGGGCGACCTGGACCGGTGGGCGTCCCTCGTGGCCCGCTCCCTGCGCGCCTCGGGGGTGAAGGCCGGCTGGAAGGTCCACAACGCCTACGGGTACGGCCTGTTCACGGGCGGCCTCGGCGCCCACGCGGGCGCGGAGCGGCTCGGCTGTACCGTGATCCCGATCTCCGGCGGGCAGACCGAGCGGCAGGTGCAGCTCATCCGCGACTTCGAGCCCGATGCCATCCTCGCCACGCCCACGTACCTGCTGACCATCCTCGACACCATGGCCGCGGCCGGGATCGACCCGTCGTCGACGTCGCTGAAGACCGGGGTGCTCGGCGCCGAGCCGTGGACGGAGGGCATGCGGCAGGAACTCGAGGGGCGCATGGGCTTCGATGCCTGCGACATCTACGGGCTGTCCGAGGTCATGGGCCCGGGCGTCGCGGGCGAGTGCGTGGAGTCCAAGGACGGCTCGCACGTGTGGGAGGACCACTTCCGCCCGGAGGTCATCGACCCGTTCACGGAGAAGGTGCTCGACGACGGCGCTGCTGGTGAGCTCGTCTTCACGTCGCTGACGAAGGAGGCGCTGCCCATCATCCGGTACCGGACGCACGACCTCACGCGCCTGCTGCCCGGTACCGCCCGGCCGGGCATGCGTCGGATGGAGCGCATCACCGGGCGCAGCGACGACATGGTGATCGTGCGCGGCGTGAATCTCTTCCCCACGCAGGTGGAGGAGCTCGCTCTGCGCATCCCGGCGCTGAGCCCGCACTTCCAGCTCGAGATCACCCGCCCGGAAGGGCAGCGGATGGACCAGCTGACCATCCGGGTGGAGCCGCGCGAGGGCGTCAGCGTCGTCGACGCGAAGGCGGCCGCGGAGGAGCTCCGGCACCAGATCAAGACCCACATCGGCTCGACGTGCGCCGTCGCGGTCGTCGAGCAGGGCTCACTGGTGCGCTCCAGCGGGAAGCTCAGGCGGATCTACGACCTCAGGCCCCGCGGCTGA
- a CDS encoding IclR family transcriptional regulator gives MRTADGTTTAAPASQTLSRGLRTLEILAETPEGRTTAEIAEVLGVHRSIAYRILRTLEEHSLVVRDAGGRFQPGPGLASLARGVAPRLQTAALPELTAVAAELQMTSFIAVWDRRHCVTLVAVEPPHGEGTLVQRPGSRHPFDAGAPGIAIQSALTEARWERLAPGEPYREESRNAAAAGYAVSCDEVIPGVSSVAAPILLRGQLPAALAVVYLRSDRRVEEIGARVAEAARAVGSVL, from the coding sequence ATGCGCACGGCGGACGGGACGACGACGGCGGCGCCTGCCTCCCAGACGCTCTCACGCGGGCTCCGAACCCTGGAGATCCTCGCCGAGACCCCGGAGGGGCGGACGACGGCGGAGATCGCCGAGGTGCTGGGCGTCCATCGATCCATCGCCTACCGGATCCTGCGGACGCTCGAGGAGCATTCGCTGGTGGTCCGGGACGCGGGCGGCCGGTTCCAGCCCGGCCCGGGCCTCGCGAGTCTGGCCCGGGGAGTGGCACCCAGGCTGCAGACCGCGGCCCTGCCGGAACTCACGGCGGTCGCGGCGGAGCTGCAGATGACGTCCTTCATCGCCGTCTGGGACCGGCGCCACTGCGTCACCCTCGTCGCCGTCGAGCCCCCGCACGGCGAGGGGACGCTGGTGCAGCGGCCGGGCTCCCGCCACCCGTTCGACGCCGGAGCGCCGGGGATCGCCATCCAGTCGGCCCTGACCGAGGCGCGCTGGGAGCGCCTCGCACCGGGTGAGCCCTACCGGGAGGAATCCAGGAATGCAGCCGCCGCAGGCTACGCGGTGAGCTGCGACGAGGTCATCCCGGGCGTCAGCTCCGTGGCCGCCCCCATCCTCCTGCGCGGGCAGCTCCCTGCCGCGCTCGCCGTCGTCTACCTGCGCAGCGACCGGCGCGTCGAGGAGATCGGTGCCCGCGTGGCCGAGGCGGCCCGCGCCGTCGGCTCCGTCCTCTGA